Part of the Prunus dulcis chromosome 8, ALMONDv2, whole genome shotgun sequence genome is shown below.
ATTAGTTCAGATACTCCCTCCTAACCTCCTATAGGTTGgacaaatgaattttttttatacctaCGCCctccaattatatatatttacctaatatccttcaattatatataagtaaattatatatatagtcccgaTTTCTTGGACTATAGGGGtctaagagatttgtggtcacttaACGTTGGATGTAATATATTCAAATAGGTATAATgtcatagaaaaaaaaaagtacgtAATTAGATGATATTATATACGTTAACATTTTCATGCCTACATATATAACCATATGACTcatatgagaaaataataGATAAATTATTACTCATAAACGATATTAGGTAAATTACTGTCCATAAAAGATAATAGGTAGATTATTACTCATAAAAGATAATAGGTAATAGGTTTTGTTTTATGGATGAAATTAATAGGTACACTAATAGGTATATTATCCATAACATAGGTAAATTATTCTACCTATTAAAATAATAGGTAGATTATTATCCATGAAAAACTAGGTGCAATAAAACTTTAATAGGTATAttatcatttataaaagaaaaaaaactatatttaaataaataagtcaTCAAAATAGttacattattatttaaaaataataatagatAGATTATTATCCATGAAAAACTAGTAcaataaatgaaatccaagttccaaaataATTAGATTATTATCCGGGAAAGAtggaaacaaaatttcaaaaaggcAAGCAAATAAGGAAAACTAAGCCCTTTAAGGCCAACTCATTGTTGACTATATCTATTAatgaattttaataataaaaaaggataATCAATTGCAGACAAAAAATTTAGAGGGAATCACCACAATAAATTATAGggaaccaaaaattaaaataccaCCCCATTACACGTTGAAATAATAGGTGAATTTTAATTTGGGaatcaaaaaattataataaattagataatgaGCTTAATAAGGTAACTCGATCAATTGGATCCTAGTTATGAgtttttacttataaaaattGGGTGTAAGGCAAATTGAATTCGCAGGTAGAGCTCGAGTCATTCGCATATAGGCCTACTGCGAGTTGTTCTAAGGTGAACTCTGTGTATATTGCCTCTGTGTTATTATAATAGGGATTCCTAAGTTATTTAGGCTTGGATGGTTAGGATAATTAgccattttccatttttcatttgTAGAAACTGTATATtcaattataataattaagatattaCAACTAATATTTGTACACAAACCATAAGATATCTTCTTAGTGGTTATAATGAAATGGAAAACCCATTTATCATAATAAAAGGCTAATAACAACATAACAGCTAAAACACTAATGTATTGTCATTGAAGACCCTTAACTATGGTAACTCCCGTAACCCCCTAACACCATTGTAGCTGTGCGACATACTGATTAATAGTGAAAAAGATCCCTATAGATGATGTTGGTTGTTCACATATCATGACTACTTTTTCTCAAGTTAGTATCATGGATTGTTTATAGATTTTATGGGACTTACTGAGTGCAACGTTGGTCTCTGGATCTGCTTTCTGACGGCTTTGTCCAACTCTAACTGCAATGTAGTAGCTTGCGTAAAGTACTTAAGCATAGAAAGCATATAAGTTAAACGAATATATAGCTATAATTAATGGTTGCTTGGTGTTTGGAAAATATACAAACATTTTGtaatttgagtaaaattgatTTCCAATTCACATACCAATGCCAGTCAAGTTCGTGAACAACCTAATGCAGTTCATGCATGTTTGGTAGTTTTCTGGATATTTGGGATTCATTTCCTCTCTGTATGCCTTAATTATCGCCGGTTCCTCCTTCCTGAGCTTATCGACAACTATACCTTTCAAATAACCATACAGTACGTTCTATAAATCTTTATAATTAATATGGAACTATCAACATAAATAGTACATATTATATCTCCGGCATATATGCATCTAACACTTACAGTGGTATATGATTCTGTCGGTTGGGCTAAGGTGGCAACCACTCCTGAAGGCAGAAGGCTTAGAGGCCAGAAGATGGAGAGGGGAGACCCCTAACTCATTGACATAATTAACAAGATTTCCATAAAGGCAAATGATCTGATATGCCAGATCTGTCAACCCCAagatatgtatgtatatatatatgtacacacacacacacacacacaagacAACATTAATTGTTAGTACTTCATTATTTTATGCTATATgcataaacaaatatatagcTGATCTCAATCTATGCAAGTGACTAATTAATTACCAAAGCAGTCCTTATGAATTGCATAATGCAAGATGGTATTGCCGTCCTTCCCCCTACAATGGTCGTACGGATTCACTGCCCCACTGCAGTAGATGTAGTGGAGGCATAAGAAGGCATCTTTTCTACCATAGAGAGCAGCCGAGAAGAGAGGAGTCTCATTATCATTGTTACGAACCCAAACCAAATCCGGACGACCTTTGGCAATGCATGCACATATTCTCGTATGCCCCATCGATGCTGCAATGTGGAGAGGAGTGTTCCCACTCTTGTTTTTTATTGCAAGCTCCTCTGTGGACATTAGTTCTACTAGGTCTTCAACAAGATGTTCTTGCCAATCGGCCACTGCCATGTGTAATGCTGTGTCACCTGTCATGTGGATTATAGCCCTGTGAGCCATCGGGTTCAGCTTATAGGCTCTAACAATTTCTTTCCAGTGGCTTATCTTGATGAGCTCGACCAGATAGTTCCGGATATCCTCAGCGTTCATACTCCTGATCTCGTCATACGTGGACCTAGCCATATTCTTCTATTCCTAGCTCCTACTACTATGAGTGAATGAATATTGAAACTGACGACCTTGGTTTTTCATATGTGCTAGTCATGAACCATGTTCTGAATCATTTATAATTGCCAAAAGAAGATAGAACGTACCCCATGGCCATAACTCTGCAATTGCTTTTGGAAACATCATCTCGTGAGATTGTACCTCAGGACCTTTT
Proteins encoded:
- the LOC117638665 gene encoding serine/threonine-protein phosphatase 6 regulatory ankyrin repeat subunit B-like — translated: MARSTYDEIRSMNAEDIRNYLVELIKISHWKEIVRAYKLNPMAHRAIIHMTGDTALHMAVADWQEHLVEDLVELMSTEELAIKNKSGNTPLHIAASMGHTRICACIAKGRPDLVWVRNNDNETPLFSAALYGRKDAFLCLHYIYCSGAVNPYDHCRGKDGNTILHYAIHKDCFDLAYQIICLYGNLVNYVNELGVSPLHLLASKPSAFRSGCHLSPTDRIIYHCIVVDKLRKEEPAIIKAYREEMNPKYPENYQTCMNCIRLFTNLTGIVRVGQSRQKADPETNVALSPRTYQSSFPPNYHTCLEFVKLSFRAMVITVVKGVRGVRAIREMK